The genomic stretch AGTGCTCTTATTATTTCCTGTGGATTCAGTACAGGATATTTTGGTGACATTTATACAGCCACCTCTGTAGTGGTTATTATCGGTGATAACTCTGGTTTTTGCACTTCTTCTCCTTCATAGTAAAGCTCAATAGCCTCTTTTAGGTTAGCTATTGCTTCTTCGATAGTTTTTCCCTGTGAAGCTACACTATTTTCTATACATTTAGCTATATACTAATTGTTTTAATTACTACTACTGTAAACAACATTACAAAATCAGCTTTTATATATAAAAGTCTCTTGAGTTTTATTATACCACACAAAAAATAAAAACCATAGTTTTTGCACTGGTAGGGATAGTATCAAAAGGTTGTAGGGAAATTTTTTATTAAAATACATCTGAATTTAAGAAATTTCCTGTACTTATGTTTTTTAAAATTCTAAACATCAAATCAGCTTTTCCACTTGCTAAAATTGGCACATTATCCCTTGTCTTCTCAATTTGCTTTTTTATCTTCCTCACATTCTCTCTCACAATTTCTTTTAATATTTTGTCTTATTTCTCATCCTTGTTACAAATCTCTTTTAAATATGTTTCTTTCAAATTTCAAATTTACACCGTTATATTTTAAGCTCAATAGCTTTACCATCACTTCAGCTTCCTGTTCGCTCCATCCTCTTGGTCTTAAACTCATCCTATCTGTTAATACTTGGCTTACATGTTCTTTATCACTACATTCTTTTATAATCCTTGTAGGAGTAAAATAAAATTATGTCCCCTGTATAAACTCATCAAAGGGTTATGAAAATAAATAAAAATAAAATTTAAAA from Caldicellulosiruptor kronotskyensis 2002 encodes the following:
- a CDS encoding type II toxin-antitoxin system HicB family antitoxin, producing the protein MAKCIENSVASQGKTIEEAIANLKEAIELYYEGEEVQKPELSPIITTTEVAV